The following is a genomic window from Paenibacillus thiaminolyticus.
AGGACAAGCTGGAAGGAGTAACCCTGGTGGATGCCGGCTCCGTGAAGGTGGAAGACGTAATGGCGCTCAATCCGGATTTGATTATTACGAGCGGCCGCACGGAGAAATTGTACGATCAGCTCACGCAAATTGCGCCGACAGTTCAGTTGGAGGGCGATTTTTACACGTGGCGCGAACGCTTCCCCGAGATGGCCGGCATCCTTGGCAAGGAAAAGGAAATGAATGAATGGCTTGCTCAATATGAAAAGAAGGCCAAGCAAATCGGCGATGAAATTAAAGCCGTCACGGGAGACGCGACGTTTGCCCTGTACGTGACAAATGCGTCGCAATACCGGATTTACGGAAAAGCTTTGCTCGGCGACGTCTTGTTCTCAGATTTGAAGCTGCCGATGGGCGAAGGAGCGCCGACGGAGTCAAGCGTCGAAATTGTATCTCTTGAAAATCTATTCAAGTTCGATCCGGACTATATTTTCTTGGGGCTGTATGGAGATAATCTGGCAGTGGCTCAAAAAAAACTGGATGACATGCAAAAATCCGGGCTGTGGGGCAAGCTGAAGGCAGCCAAAAACGGCCACGTCTATATGTTGGACAATTCAACATGGTCGTTAGGAACATTCCCGCTCGGCAAAGAAAAAGCGCTTGAAATGGTGCGCGATATGGTGTTGAAAAAATAGAGCGATTGGCAAGAAAAAAGGGCGGTCCCGTACGTCATGCTGCATGACGTACAGGACGGCCCTGCCTGTTCCGCTTCGGATTAAATGTTCCGGTAGACCATCAAAATAACCATGATGATGAACAGGATGAAGACGAGCGTGGCGAACATCTGCGTCTTGTCAATGGCCGCCGTATTGCTCTGGCCGGCCTTCGCCGACTGCAGCGCAACCTTGATCTGCTTGCCCATAATTCCGCCCAGTGCGGCGATGGCGAGGAACACGACCATCGTCAAAATAATCCACAGCATGGAATAGCTGCCTTTGCCAATCATATAGCCGCCCGTCAGAAATTGCGCGATTAGCGCATATTGGGCAATCCGGTTCGCGGAATGAACGCCAAGCAGCAGCCCCTCCTGTCCCGATGCCGACACGAGCTTCAGCTTATTGACGACAAACGGGATGACCGCATAAATCCCCATTGCGACTGCGCCCAGGATATGCAAAAGTACAAGAGCCGTGTACATAAGGAACATTCCCTCCATAGTCATGTTATGTATGTAATTTTGCTTCCTATTATACTAGACTCTCCCTCTGAACACAAAGAAAGATGGCCATTTTCGGACCATCTTTCTGTATATCGCTATAATATTTGTCACAATTTCGATTTATCCGGCGACAACTTTGATAACATTCCGCACGGATTCAGCCGATTTGTCCAAGGCCACCCGCTCTTCCGGCGTCAAGTCAATCTCGATCACTTTCTCGATGCCGTCGCCGCCCAGTACGGCCAATACGCCCATGAACAGCTTGTCGTAGCCATATTCGCCCTCCAGGTAAGCAATGACCGGCAGAATGCGCTTCTTGTCCTTCAGAATTGCTTCGGTCATCTGTACCAGCGATGCCGCCGGCGCATAGTAGGCGCTGCCGTTGCCAAGCAGGTTCACGATCTCGCCGCCGCCTACGCGGGTGCGCTGCACGATCGCATCAATGCGCTCCTGCGGAATCAGCTTCTCAATCGGCACGCCGCCGACATTCGTGTACCGAACGAGCGGCACCATGTCGTCGCCATGTCCGCCAAGCACGACCCCGCGGACATCTTCCACCGACACGTTCAATTCCTGCGCGATGAACGTGCAGTAACGAGCCGTGTCCAGGACGCCGGATTGACCGATGACGCGGTTCTTCGGGAAGCCAAGCGTCTCAAATGCGGCGTAGGTCATCGCATCGACCGGATTGCTCAAAATGATAACGTAAGCATTTGGGCAGTATTTTTTCACATTTTCGCAGACGGACTTCACGATGCCTGCATTCGTGTTGACGAGATCGTCCCGGCTCATGCCCGGCTTCCGCGCTACACCCGCCGTAATGATGACGATGTCGGAATCCTTCGTATCTTCATAGTTGGAGGTACCTGTAATCTGGCTGTCGAACCCTTGCACCGGGCTTGCCTCCAGCATGTCAAGCGCCTTCCCCTTCGTTGGATTCTCGAGTTGGGGGATATCCACCAATACAACGTCTCCGAGTTCCTTTTGGGCGAGCATCAAAGCAGTAGTAGCACCCGTGAATCCCGCACCTACTACTGTAATCTTGTTGCGTCGAATAGCCATTCCGGTCGACCCCCTATTTCATATGGTTAATGATATGATCTGCGAATTGCGAGCATTTCACTTCCGTTGCATCGTCCATCAGACGGGCAAAGTCATAGGTTACGGTCTTGTGGTTGATCGCCGTCTCCATGCCTTTGTAGATCAGGTCGGCAGCTTCCTGCCAGCCAAGATGCTCCAGCAGCATGACGCCGGACAGAATAACGGAGCCCGGATTGACGACATCGAGATCCGCATACTTCGGCGCGGTTCCGTGCGTCGCTTCGAAAATGGCATGTCCGGTTACATAGTTGATGTTCGCGCCAGGCGCGATGCCGATGCCGCCAACTTGCGCAGCCAGGGCGTCGGACAAGTAGTCGCCGTTCAGGTTCAGCGTAGCGATGACGTCGAAGTCCTTCGGACGCGTCAGCACTTGCTGCAGCGCGATGTCGGCGATGGCATCCTTGATGATGATCTTGCCAGCCGCTTCCGCTTCTGCTTGGGCCTTGTTGGCCGCATCTACGCCTTCCGCTTCCTTGATGCGATCGTACTGGCCCCAAGTGAATGTCTGCTCGGCGAATTCCTGCTCGGCCACTTCGTAGCCCCAGTTCTTGAACGCGCCTTCCGTGAACTTCATAATGTTGCCTTTGTGAACCAGCGTTACGCTCTTGCGCTTATGAGTGATCGCGTATTCGATCGCCGCGCGCACGAGGCGCTTGGAGCCTTCGGAAGATACCGGCTTGATGCCGATGCCGGAAGTCTCAGGGAAGCGGATCTTCTTCACGCCCATCTCCTGCTGCAGGAAGGCAATCATTTTCTTCACTTCTTCCGATCCGGAAGCA
Proteins encoded in this region:
- a CDS encoding ABC transporter substrate-binding protein, whose product is MMKRLISVTLILVLALIFTGCGQKEGQATGSQESAAQQNEKAAEEQKSEDHQTKQQKAESTQEADFKVVNTSRGEVKIPVNPQRVVDLAYATEELLIMGIKPIMSSAGPDLPDYLKDKLEGVTLVDAGSVKVEDVMALNPDLIITSGRTEKLYDQLTQIAPTVQLEGDFYTWRERFPEMAGILGKEKEMNEWLAQYEKKAKQIGDEIKAVTGDATFALYVTNASQYRIYGKALLGDVLFSDLKLPMGEGAPTESSVEIVSLENLFKFDPDYIFLGLYGDNLAVAQKKLDDMQKSGLWGKLKAAKNGHVYMLDNSTWSLGTFPLGKEKALEMVRDMVLKK
- the mdh gene encoding malate dehydrogenase, translated to MAIRRNKITVVGAGFTGATTALMLAQKELGDVVLVDIPQLENPTKGKALDMLEASPVQGFDSQITGTSNYEDTKDSDIVIITAGVARKPGMSRDDLVNTNAGIVKSVCENVKKYCPNAYVIILSNPVDAMTYAAFETLGFPKNRVIGQSGVLDTARYCTFIAQELNVSVEDVRGVVLGGHGDDMVPLVRYTNVGGVPIEKLIPQERIDAIVQRTRVGGGEIVNLLGNGSAYYAPAASLVQMTEAILKDKKRILPVIAYLEGEYGYDKLFMGVLAVLGGDGIEKVIEIDLTPEERVALDKSAESVRNVIKVVAG
- the icd gene encoding NADP-dependent isocitrate dehydrogenase; the encoded protein is MVQLEKFELPTEGEKITIQDGKLQVPNHPIIPFIEGDGTGRDIWRASKRVLDAAVEKAYNGERKLAWYEVFAGEKAYNTYGEWLPNDTLTAIREYIVAIKGPLTTPIGGGIRSLNVALRQELDLYTCLRPVRYFNGVPSPVKRPELVDMVIFRENTEDIYAGIEYASGSEEVKKMIAFLQQEMGVKKIRFPETSGIGIKPVSSEGSKRLVRAAIEYAITHKRKSVTLVHKGNIMKFTEGAFKNWGYEVAEQEFAEQTFTWGQYDRIKEAEGVDAANKAQAEAEAAGKIIIKDAIADIALQQVLTRPKDFDVIATLNLNGDYLSDALAAQVGGIGIAPGANINYVTGHAIFEATHGTAPKYADLDVVNPGSVILSGVMLLEHLGWQEAADLIYKGMETAINHKTVTYDFARLMDDATEVKCSQFADHIINHMK